Proteins from a genomic interval of Bradyrhizobium sp. CCBAU 53340:
- the pcsA gene encoding phosphatidylcholine synthase — translation MDSQEDSLKPRAAIRAAAFSVHIFTAFGAAIALLAMLEAVREHWAAMFGWLGVALVIDAIDGPIARLLDVKNVQPNWSGDVLDLVVDFVTYVFVPAYAIVASGMLLPVAAPVLGIAIIVTSALYFADLRMKADDNHFRGFPALWNAAAFYLFLLHWPPLSSTLLVAALVVLTFVPFHVLHPVRVVRLRWLTMSLIVLWGLLGFYALEVDFRVGSGVTIALCAIALWIVFSDALIRLARSFG, via the coding sequence ATGGACAGCCAAGAGGATTCCCTCAAGCCGAGAGCCGCGATCCGTGCCGCGGCATTCTCGGTGCACATCTTCACCGCCTTCGGCGCGGCGATCGCGCTGCTGGCGATGCTGGAGGCCGTGCGCGAGCACTGGGCCGCGATGTTCGGATGGCTGGGCGTCGCCCTCGTCATCGACGCGATCGACGGGCCGATCGCGCGCCTGCTCGACGTCAAGAACGTGCAGCCGAACTGGTCGGGCGACGTGCTCGATCTCGTGGTCGATTTCGTCACATATGTCTTCGTGCCGGCCTATGCGATCGTGGCGAGCGGCATGCTGCTGCCGGTGGCGGCGCCCGTGCTCGGCATCGCCATCATCGTCACCAGCGCACTCTATTTCGCCGACCTGCGCATGAAGGCGGATGACAATCACTTCCGCGGCTTTCCGGCGCTGTGGAATGCGGCAGCATTCTACCTGTTCCTGCTGCACTGGCCGCCGCTGTCCTCGACGCTGCTGGTTGCCGCGCTGGTGGTGCTGACCTTCGTGCCGTTTCACGTCTTGCATCCGGTTCGCGTCGTGCGGCTACGCTGGCTGACGATGTCGCTGATCGTGCTGTGGGGATTGCTCGGGTTCTACGCGCTGGAGGTGGATTTTCGCGTCGGTTCCGGCGTGACGATTGCGCTCTGTGCCATCGCGCTCTGGATCGTCTTCAGCGACGCGCTGATCCGCCTGGCGAGATCTTTCGGATGA